The DNA window CGTAGACGAAGAGCGCCCAACTGCCGACGGACATCGGGCTCCAGTCACGGAAGATGGGGCCACCCTGTCCCGGCGTCGTGGCGACCAGCATGTGCCAGAACCGCAGCGGCTGTCCGAGATCGAGCGTGAGGAGCACCGGACACGCGAGCAGGATCGGAAAGGCCCAGAGAAAGGCGATCCGCGCGGTCGCTTCGTCGCCCCGGCCCCCCCACAGCCGGAGCATCGTCCCGATCGCATACAGGCCGCCGCTCACCCCGGCGAGGAAGAAATACGAGAGGATGTACCACGTCCACTCCGGAGGGCGGACGAAGTGCTCAACCATCACCCGTTCCCCCCCTGTGCGCCTCCTTGGGCGCGGCCCAATTCCGTCATGCGCCGGTCGCGGAACGCCACGACCGCGGCGACGGCGCCGAGGAGCGCCGTCGCGAGCATGCCGAGATAGCCGCCCTGGTTGTTCCGGCGCGGCAGCACGGCGTTCTGGGCGTTCGGCAGGCCGTACGTTTCCGGCCTGTCCATCAGGAGAAAGAAGGCGTTGAGGCCGCCGTAGACCTGATCGTCGCGTCCGTAGAGCTGCGCCTGCGCGTAGCCCTGGTCGTGCAGCGCCGCCAGACGCGCGTCGGCGCGCTTCTGCATCTCGGCGAGCGGGCCGAACTGGATCGATTGCGTCGGACACGCCTGGGCGCACGCCGGGGTCATGCCGTTCTGCAGGCGGTCGTAGCAAAACGTACACTTGTGCACGGTACCGGTCTCGGCGCTGAACCCGATGACGCCGAACGGGCAGGCGGAGATGCAGTAGCGGCATCCGTTGCACACATCCTGCTGGATGAACACCGTGTCGAACTCGGTGCGGACGATCGCGCCGGTCGGGCAGACTTCCATGCAGCTCGCGTGCTTGCAGTGCTTGCAGACGTCGGACAGCATCAGCCAGGCGTGCCCGTTGCCGCTTTGGACCGGCTCGTCGCCCATCCGCTCGATGAACTGGACGTGGCGCCAGTTCTGGTCGTTGAGCGCCCCGGTGTTGTCGTAACTGTCCATGAACGCCGGTTTGTCGCCGGGGAGCCGGTTCCACTCCTTGCAGGCGACCTCACAGGCCTTGCAGCCGATGCAGACGCTCGAGTCGGTGAAGAAGCCGACGGCCTCAGGCATGGCTCACGCCCCCATCAGATTCGGCACGATTTTGGTGAAGCCGCGATCGACGGCATGGAGATCGAGCGGAATCGCGGCCAGCTCGTCGACCACCGGGACGGCGCGGGGATCGCGCCCCAGGTCGATTGAGAGCAGGTACCGCGAACACGCGGTGCACGCATCGATGCGCACGTGCGGGAAGCGGGGCGACGTCCCGCGTAAGCGGGACCGCGGCGTCTCCGCGGGCGGCGCCTCGATCCGTCCGCGGAGCCCGCGGACGGTGCTGCCGGACAGGCTGCGCTCCTCGACGCCCACTTCGGCGAGGACGGTCAGTTTCGACGGGTCCTGCTCCCCGCACGAGGCGCACATGAGTCGCGGGTACGCCCAACCGGCCGCGCACCGCGAGCAGACCAGCACACGAGGACCGGCCACGAGCGCCTCCGCCGGCACCGCGACGTAACTGAGCTGGGGAAGGCCGCCGCAGGTTGGGCAGCGCCGGTCGCCGGACGGCTCCTCGGCGACCCCTGCCCGCTCCCTGCCGGCGTGGCGGCCGCCGCAGGCATCTCCGGCCCGCGCTCCGAGGGCTTCGAGCACCGGCCCGGCGGACGCGCGGGCGAGATACCGCTCGACGGCGCTGTGGTCCTCCCCATCGAGCCACCGGCGGATCATCTCGCCGCGGGCCGGCGCGGGCATCCCGGCGAACTGTCCGCGGACAAGATTCGCGAGCGTCCCCGGTCCGGCCGCGGCCGTGACCTCGAGGACGCGGGGCAGCACGCGCTCCGCCGCATAAGCGGCCGCGTCGGCGCCGTCGGGTGCGTCCCGCCTGGCGGCGGACCAGGCCGGTTCCTGCACGTCGAGAAGCGCCCGATAAAGGGCGAGCGGTTCACGCGCAAACGGATATCGCTCCCGCAGGGCCTCGGCGCGCTCGCGCCGGGCGCCCCACGGTGCGGCCAGAACGGCGGACTGAGTCTGCTCGCGCTGTTCGGTCATCCGAGGCGCTCCAGGTTAACCAGGAACGCCTTGTACTCCGGCGTTCGCGCCGTGGCGTCGCCGACAAACGGCGTCAGCACGTTGGCCAGCCAGTGCTGGGACTTCTCCGGATGGAGCTCCGCGGAAATCCCCACGAAGCTCCAGTGAATCGGAATGCCGATCTGCCACACCCGTTTGCCGGCCACGTCGAGGGGTCCCAAGCGCTTCGTGACCAAGGCGCGGGCTTCGACCTTGCCGCGCTTCGACGAGACGCGGACCATGTCGCCGTTCCTGATGTCCTTTTCCTTTGCCAGACCGTCCGGGATCTCGACGAACGCTTCCGGCTGCAACTGGACGAGGTGCTCCACGTGCTGGGTGACGTAATGCTCGTGCTCGGTCAGCCGATACGTCGTTCCGATGTACGGGAACTCCTCCGGGGTCCCGAAGCGGCTGGGCCGCCCCGCGGCCTTATCGTACAGGAACGCCGCCGGGTTTTCGGATTGGTCGGGGTGCAGCGGGTTCTTGACCGGCGACTCTATTG is part of the bacterium genome and encodes:
- a CDS encoding 4Fe-4S dicluster domain-containing protein, whose amino-acid sequence is MPEAVGFFTDSSVCIGCKACEVACKEWNRLPGDKPAFMDSYDNTGALNDQNWRHVQFIERMGDEPVQSGNGHAWLMLSDVCKHCKHASCMEVCPTGAIVRTEFDTVFIQQDVCNGCRYCISACPFGVIGFSAETGTVHKCTFCYDRLQNGMTPACAQACPTQSIQFGPLAEMQKRADARLAALHDQGYAQAQLYGRDDQVYGGLNAFFLLMDRPETYGLPNAQNAVLPRRNNQGGYLGMLATALLGAVAAVVAFRDRRMTELGRAQGGAQGGNG
- the fdhE gene encoding formate dehydrogenase accessory protein FdhE encodes the protein MTEQREQTQSAVLAAPWGARRERAEALRERYPFAREPLALYRALLDVQEPAWSAARRDAPDGADAAAYAAERVLPRVLEVTAAAGPGTLANLVRGQFAGMPAPARGEMIRRWLDGEDHSAVERYLARASAGPVLEALGARAGDACGGRHAGRERAGVAEEPSGDRRCPTCGGLPQLSYVAVPAEALVAGPRVLVCSRCAAGWAYPRLMCASCGEQDPSKLTVLAEVGVEERSLSGSTVRGLRGRIEAPPAETPRSRLRGTSPRFPHVRIDACTACSRYLLSIDLGRDPRAVPVVDELAAIPLDLHAVDRGFTKIVPNLMGA